TCCATTCCCATTTCAGCCAGAATGTCGCCGTATGGCGATATGACCATTGAGTGACCAGTAAACCTTTCGCCCGTCTGTGCTGCACCAACCACAAAGACGCCATTCTCCATTGCCCTTGTCTTCAGAAGAGTCTTCCACTGATCATACTTTCGTTCGCCCGCGAACCAGCCTGCCTGATAGATTATGATCTTTGCGCCATTTAGTGCAAGAATCCTGGCTGGCTCAGGAAATCTTAAGTCGTAGCATATCTGGACACCAATTGGGTCGCCAGATCCATTGAATATCCTTGGCGGCATATCCCCCTTCTCAAACACATTGCTTTCTCGGAAATTGAAGGCATCAAATAGGTGCAATTTCCTGTATTTTAATATCAAACCGAGTTCGTCTATATAGATCGCGCTATTGAATGGCTTAAGGTTGAAATAGTTCTTTTCTGGAATATTGACCAGTATCTTCTGATGTTCTCTCTGTGCGGTTTCTATCATGCTTTTTATAAAACTTCCA
The genomic region above belongs to Thermoplasma sp. Kam2015 and contains:
- a CDS encoding carbon-nitrogen hydrolase family protein, which translates into the protein MKIAIVQMGSTSNKEENVEATYRLLERAKGSELVVFPEYQLYVPTFESKEDMTHVSESIDGSFIKSMIETAQREHQKILVNIPEKNYFNLKPFNSAIYIDELGLILKYRKLHLFDAFNFRESNVFEKGDMPPRIFNGSGDPIGVQICYDLRFPEPARILALNGAKIIIYQAGWFAGERKYDQWKTLLKTRAMENGVFVVGAAQTGERFTGHSMVISPYGDILAEMGMEEGVVTMDIDFSLIDKYRDEVPVIRHRRTDIYDVLDVDAFKMI